One window from the genome of Anguilla rostrata isolate EN2019 chromosome 5, ASM1855537v3, whole genome shotgun sequence encodes:
- the hmgb2a gene encoding high mobility group protein B2a: MVKDPNKPRGKTSSYAFFVQSSREEHKRQHPDVSVNFSEFSKKCSARWKAMSAKEKSKFEDMAKGDKVRYDREMKTYVPPKGTTKAGKRKKDPNAPKRPPSAFFVFCSEHRPRIKGENPGISIGDIAKKLGEMWSKQTPKDKAPFEQKAAKLKEKYEKDVAAYRAKSKDAGKKGGPGRPAAKKVVPMDEDDDDEDDDDEEDDDDDDDDDEDDD, translated from the exons ATGGTTAAAGATCCTAATAAGCCGAGGGGGAAGACTTCCTCGTATGCATTCTTCGTACAGTCGTCCAGAGAGGAGCACAAGAGGCAACACCCGGATGTTTCTGTGAATTTTTCGGAGTTTTCTAAGAAATGTTCTGCACGGTGGAAG GCCATGTCAGCAAAAGAGAAATCAAAATTTGAGGATATGGCCAAGGGTGACAAAGTACGCTACGATCGCGAGATGAAAACCTACGTGCCTCCGAAAGGTACTACGAAGGcagggaagaggaagaaggatcCCAATGCCCCCAAGCGGCCGCC AtctgcattttttgtgttttgctctgAGCATCGTCCAAGAATAAAGGGTGAGAATCCAGGCATTTCCATTGGTGACATCGCCAAGAAACTGGGTGAGATGTGGTCAAAACAGACGCCCAAAGACAAGGCCCCATTTGAACAGAAGGCTGCGAAACTGAAGGAGAAGTACGAGAAG GACGTTGCAGCCTACCGCGCTAAGAGCAAGGACGCTGGCAAGAAGGGGGGCCCCGGTCGGCCAGCTGCAAAGAAGGTGGTACCAATGGATGAagacgatgatgatgaggatgatgacgaCGAGGAGGAcgatgatgacgacgacgacgatgaCGAGGATGACGATTAG
- the galnt7 gene encoding N-acetylgalactosaminyltransferase 7 isoform X1 gives MRLKVGFILRSLIVIGTFLGLVVLWSSLSPKPSDDNPFGKADSRDGALPNAKNDIVDQLKPIVPWPRVEGVEVDLESIRLKNEGKKGPDQNPKGGAQNQQNIMQKQYITFKPHTNAYSDPVLRRGTLGNFEPKEPEPQGIPNGPGEGAKAFVLGAEYKDAVQTSIKEFGFNMVASDMISLDRTISDIRHEECKFWHYDENLLTASVIIVFHNEGWSTLMRTVHSVIKRTPRRYLAEIVLIDDFSNKVHLKERLEDYIKQWNGLVKLFRNERREGLIQARSIGARKATVGQVLIYLDAHCEVGVNWYAPLVAPISKDRTICTVPLIDYIDGNDYTIEPQQGGDEDGLARGAWDWSLLWKRVPLNSQEKAKRKHLSEPYRSPAMAGGLFAIERDFFFELGLYDPGLQIWGGENFEISYKIWQCGGKLLFVPCSRVGHIYRLQGWQGNPPPAHVGSSPTLKNYVRVVEVWWDEYKDYFYASRPETQTLAYGDISELKKFREEHRCKSFKWFMDEIAYDIPQHYPLPPRNLEWGEIRGYETSYCIDSMGHTNGGNVEIGPCHRMGGNQLFRINEANQLMQYDQCLTKGADGSAVIITHCNLKEFTEWKYFKDLHRFTHMPTGKCLDRSDVLHKVFIADCDKTKSTQKWEMNNIVAV, from the exons ATGAGATTGAAAGTAGGATTTATTCTTCGTAGTCTAATAGTCATTGGCACCTTTTTAGGTCTGGTTGTGCTTTGGTCTTCTCTTTCACCGAAACCGAGCGACGATAACCCTTTCGGTAAAGCG GATTCTAGAGATGGAGCGTTACCCAATGCCAAAAATGATATAGTGGACCAGTTGAAGCCCATCGTTCCTTGGCCTCGGGTGGAAGGCGTGGAAGTGGATCTGGAGTCCATCCGTCTGAAGAATGAGGGGAAAAAGGGCCCTGACCAGAACCCCAAGGGCGGGGCGCAGAACCAGCAGAACATCATGCAGAAGCAGTACATCACCTTTAAGCCTCACACCAACGCCTACTCTGACCCGGTCCTGAGGCGCGGCACATTAGGGAACTTCGAACCCAAGGAGCCCGAACCCCAAGGCATCCCCAACGGACCAGGGGAGGGCGCCAAAGCTTTCGTCCTCGGTGCTGAGTACAAAGATGCCGTGCAGACCAGCATCAAAGAGTTTGGCTTCAACATGGTGGCCAGTGACATGATCTCCCTGGACCGCACCATTAGCGACATAAGACATGAAGA GTGCAAGTTCTGGCACTACGACGAGAACCTGCTCACTGCCAGCGTGATCATCGTCTTCCACAACGAGGGCTGGTCCACGCTGATGAGGACGGTGCACAGCGTCATCAAGCGGACCCCCAGGAGATACCTGGCCGAGATCGTCTTGATCGACGACTTCAGCAACAAAG TGCACCTGAAGGAGAGGCTGGAGGACTACATCAAGCAGTGGAACGGCCTGGTCAAGCTGTTCCGCAACGAGAGGCGCGAGGGCCTGATCCAGGCCCGGAGCATCGGGGCCCGCAAAGCCACCGTGGGCCAG GTTTTAATTTACCTGGATGCTCACTGTGAGGTGGGAGTGAATTGGTATGCCCCGCTGGTCGCCCCCATATCCAAGGACAG AACCATATGCACGGTTCCTTTGATAGATTACATAGACGGCAATGATTATACCATAGAGCCACAGCAGGGTGGGGACGAAGACGGGCTGGCCAGAGGAGCCTGGGACTGGAGTTTGTTGTGGAAGAGGGTCCCCTTAAACAGCCAGGAAAAGGCTAAGCGAAAGCATTTGAGCGAGCCCTATCG gtccCCTGCTATGGCCGGAGGGCTCTTCGCTATCGAGCGAGACTTCTTCTTCGAGCTGGGCCTGTACGACCCGGGCCTTCAGATCTGGGGAGGAGAAAACTTTGAGATATCCTACAAG ATTTGGCAGTGCGGGGGCAAGCTGCTGTTCGTGCCATGCTCCCGGGTGGGGCACATATACCGCCTGCAGGGCTGGCAGGGGAACCCGCCCCCTGCCCACGTGGGCTCCTCGCCCACCCTGAAG AACTACGTGCGTGTGGTGGAGGTGTGGTGGGACGAGTACAAGGACTACTTCTACGCCAGCCGGCCCGAGACGCAGACGCTGGCCTACGGCGACATCAGCGAGCTGAAGAAGTTCAGGGAGGAGCACCGCTGCAAGAGCTTCAAGTGGTTCATGGACGAGATCGCCTACGACATACCCCAGCACTACCCGCTGCCCCCCAGGAACCTGGAATGGGGAGAG ATACGAGGTTATGAAACCAGCTACTGCATAGACAGCATGGGACACACCAATGGGGGCAACGTGGAGATCGGGCCTTGTCATAGGATGGGAGGAAATCAG CTCTTCAGAATAAACGAGGCCAACCAGCTGATGCAGTACGACCAGTGCCTGACCAAAGGGGCGGACGGCTCGGCGGTCATCATCACGCACTGCAACCTGAAGGAGTTCACCGAGTGGAAGTACTTCAAG GATCtccacagattcacacacatgcccacggGGAAGTGCTTGGATCGATCCGACGTCCTGCACAAGGTGTTCATCGCCGACTGCGACAAGACCAAGAGCACGCAGAAGTGGGAGATGAACAACATCGTAGCCGTGTAG
- the galnt7 gene encoding N-acetylgalactosaminyltransferase 7 isoform X3, protein MQKQYITFKPHTNAYSDPVLRRGTLGNFEPKEPEPQGIPNGPGEGAKAFVLGAEYKDAVQTSIKEFGFNMVASDMISLDRTISDIRHEECKFWHYDENLLTASVIIVFHNEGWSTLMRTVHSVIKRTPRRYLAEIVLIDDFSNKVHLKERLEDYIKQWNGLVKLFRNERREGLIQARSIGARKATVGQVLIYLDAHCEVGVNWYAPLVAPISKDRTICTVPLIDYIDGNDYTIEPQQGGDEDGLARGAWDWSLLWKRVPLNSQEKAKRKHLSEPYRSPAMAGGLFAIERDFFFELGLYDPGLQIWGGENFEISYKIWQCGGKLLFVPCSRVGHIYRLQGWQGNPPPAHVGSSPTLKNYVRVVEVWWDEYKDYFYASRPETQTLAYGDISELKKFREEHRCKSFKWFMDEIAYDIPQHYPLPPRNLEWGEIRGYETSYCIDSMGHTNGGNVEIGPCHRMGGNQLFRINEANQLMQYDQCLTKGADGSAVIITHCNLKEFTEWKYFKDLHRFTHMPTGKCLDRSDVLHKVFIADCDKTKSTQKWEMNNIVAV, encoded by the exons ATGCAGAAGCAGTACATCACCTTTAAGCCTCACACCAACGCCTACTCTGACCCGGTCCTGAGGCGCGGCACATTAGGGAACTTCGAACCCAAGGAGCCCGAACCCCAAGGCATCCCCAACGGACCAGGGGAGGGCGCCAAAGCTTTCGTCCTCGGTGCTGAGTACAAAGATGCCGTGCAGACCAGCATCAAAGAGTTTGGCTTCAACATGGTGGCCAGTGACATGATCTCCCTGGACCGCACCATTAGCGACATAAGACATGAAGA GTGCAAGTTCTGGCACTACGACGAGAACCTGCTCACTGCCAGCGTGATCATCGTCTTCCACAACGAGGGCTGGTCCACGCTGATGAGGACGGTGCACAGCGTCATCAAGCGGACCCCCAGGAGATACCTGGCCGAGATCGTCTTGATCGACGACTTCAGCAACAAAG TGCACCTGAAGGAGAGGCTGGAGGACTACATCAAGCAGTGGAACGGCCTGGTCAAGCTGTTCCGCAACGAGAGGCGCGAGGGCCTGATCCAGGCCCGGAGCATCGGGGCCCGCAAAGCCACCGTGGGCCAG GTTTTAATTTACCTGGATGCTCACTGTGAGGTGGGAGTGAATTGGTATGCCCCGCTGGTCGCCCCCATATCCAAGGACAG AACCATATGCACGGTTCCTTTGATAGATTACATAGACGGCAATGATTATACCATAGAGCCACAGCAGGGTGGGGACGAAGACGGGCTGGCCAGAGGAGCCTGGGACTGGAGTTTGTTGTGGAAGAGGGTCCCCTTAAACAGCCAGGAAAAGGCTAAGCGAAAGCATTTGAGCGAGCCCTATCG gtccCCTGCTATGGCCGGAGGGCTCTTCGCTATCGAGCGAGACTTCTTCTTCGAGCTGGGCCTGTACGACCCGGGCCTTCAGATCTGGGGAGGAGAAAACTTTGAGATATCCTACAAG ATTTGGCAGTGCGGGGGCAAGCTGCTGTTCGTGCCATGCTCCCGGGTGGGGCACATATACCGCCTGCAGGGCTGGCAGGGGAACCCGCCCCCTGCCCACGTGGGCTCCTCGCCCACCCTGAAG AACTACGTGCGTGTGGTGGAGGTGTGGTGGGACGAGTACAAGGACTACTTCTACGCCAGCCGGCCCGAGACGCAGACGCTGGCCTACGGCGACATCAGCGAGCTGAAGAAGTTCAGGGAGGAGCACCGCTGCAAGAGCTTCAAGTGGTTCATGGACGAGATCGCCTACGACATACCCCAGCACTACCCGCTGCCCCCCAGGAACCTGGAATGGGGAGAG ATACGAGGTTATGAAACCAGCTACTGCATAGACAGCATGGGACACACCAATGGGGGCAACGTGGAGATCGGGCCTTGTCATAGGATGGGAGGAAATCAG CTCTTCAGAATAAACGAGGCCAACCAGCTGATGCAGTACGACCAGTGCCTGACCAAAGGGGCGGACGGCTCGGCGGTCATCATCACGCACTGCAACCTGAAGGAGTTCACCGAGTGGAAGTACTTCAAG GATCtccacagattcacacacatgcccacggGGAAGTGCTTGGATCGATCCGACGTCCTGCACAAGGTGTTCATCGCCGACTGCGACAAGACCAAGAGCACGCAGAAGTGGGAGATGAACAACATCGTAGCCGTGTAG
- the galnt7 gene encoding N-acetylgalactosaminyltransferase 7 isoform X2 has product MRLKVGFILRSLIVIGTFLGLVVLWSSLSPKPSDDNPFGKADSRDGALPNAKNDIVDQLKPIVPWPRVEGVEVDLESIRLKNEGKKGPDQNPKGGAQNQQNIMQKQYITFKPHTNAYSDPVLRRGTLGNFEPKEPEPQGIPNGPGEGAKAFVLGAEYKDAVQTSIKEFGFNMVASDMISLDRTISDIRHEECKFWHYDENLLTASVIIVFHNEGWSTLMRTVHSVIKRTPRRYLAEIVLIDDFSNKVHLKERLEDYIKQWNGLVKLFRNERREGLIQARSIGARKATVGQVLIYLDAHCEVGVNWYAPLVAPISKDRTVCTVPLIDSISGHSYNIEPQGGGDEDGHARGAWDWSMTWKRIPLSSREKQRRLSITEPYRSPAMAGGLFAIERDFFFELGLYDPGLQIWGGENFEISYKIWQCGGKLLFVPCSRVGHIYRLQGWQGNPPPAHVGSSPTLKNYVRVVEVWWDEYKDYFYASRPETQTLAYGDISELKKFREEHRCKSFKWFMDEIAYDIPQHYPLPPRNLEWGEIRGYETSYCIDSMGHTNGGNVEIGPCHRMGGNQLFRINEANQLMQYDQCLTKGADGSAVIITHCNLKEFTEWKYFKDLHRFTHMPTGKCLDRSDVLHKVFIADCDKTKSTQKWEMNNIVAV; this is encoded by the exons ATGAGATTGAAAGTAGGATTTATTCTTCGTAGTCTAATAGTCATTGGCACCTTTTTAGGTCTGGTTGTGCTTTGGTCTTCTCTTTCACCGAAACCGAGCGACGATAACCCTTTCGGTAAAGCG GATTCTAGAGATGGAGCGTTACCCAATGCCAAAAATGATATAGTGGACCAGTTGAAGCCCATCGTTCCTTGGCCTCGGGTGGAAGGCGTGGAAGTGGATCTGGAGTCCATCCGTCTGAAGAATGAGGGGAAAAAGGGCCCTGACCAGAACCCCAAGGGCGGGGCGCAGAACCAGCAGAACATCATGCAGAAGCAGTACATCACCTTTAAGCCTCACACCAACGCCTACTCTGACCCGGTCCTGAGGCGCGGCACATTAGGGAACTTCGAACCCAAGGAGCCCGAACCCCAAGGCATCCCCAACGGACCAGGGGAGGGCGCCAAAGCTTTCGTCCTCGGTGCTGAGTACAAAGATGCCGTGCAGACCAGCATCAAAGAGTTTGGCTTCAACATGGTGGCCAGTGACATGATCTCCCTGGACCGCACCATTAGCGACATAAGACATGAAGA GTGCAAGTTCTGGCACTACGACGAGAACCTGCTCACTGCCAGCGTGATCATCGTCTTCCACAACGAGGGCTGGTCCACGCTGATGAGGACGGTGCACAGCGTCATCAAGCGGACCCCCAGGAGATACCTGGCCGAGATCGTCTTGATCGACGACTTCAGCAACAAAG TGCACCTGAAGGAGAGGCTGGAGGACTACATCAAGCAGTGGAACGGCCTGGTCAAGCTGTTCCGCAACGAGAGGCGCGAGGGCCTGATCCAGGCCCGGAGCATCGGGGCCCGCAAAGCCACCGTGGGCCAG GTTTTAATTTACCTGGATGCTCACTGTGAGGTGGGAGTGAATTGGTATGCCCCGCTGGTCGCCCCCATATCCAAGGACAG GACCGTGTGCACGGTCCCCCTGATCGATTCCATTAGCGGTCATTCTTACAACATCGAGCCGCAAGGCGGAGGGGACGAGGACGGCCATGCGAGAGGAGCGTGGGACTGGAGCATGACATGGAAGCGCATTCCGCTGAGTAgcagggagaagcagaggagaTTAAGTATAACTGAGCCTTATCG gtccCCTGCTATGGCCGGAGGGCTCTTCGCTATCGAGCGAGACTTCTTCTTCGAGCTGGGCCTGTACGACCCGGGCCTTCAGATCTGGGGAGGAGAAAACTTTGAGATATCCTACAAG ATTTGGCAGTGCGGGGGCAAGCTGCTGTTCGTGCCATGCTCCCGGGTGGGGCACATATACCGCCTGCAGGGCTGGCAGGGGAACCCGCCCCCTGCCCACGTGGGCTCCTCGCCCACCCTGAAG AACTACGTGCGTGTGGTGGAGGTGTGGTGGGACGAGTACAAGGACTACTTCTACGCCAGCCGGCCCGAGACGCAGACGCTGGCCTACGGCGACATCAGCGAGCTGAAGAAGTTCAGGGAGGAGCACCGCTGCAAGAGCTTCAAGTGGTTCATGGACGAGATCGCCTACGACATACCCCAGCACTACCCGCTGCCCCCCAGGAACCTGGAATGGGGAGAG ATACGAGGTTATGAAACCAGCTACTGCATAGACAGCATGGGACACACCAATGGGGGCAACGTGGAGATCGGGCCTTGTCATAGGATGGGAGGAAATCAG CTCTTCAGAATAAACGAGGCCAACCAGCTGATGCAGTACGACCAGTGCCTGACCAAAGGGGCGGACGGCTCGGCGGTCATCATCACGCACTGCAACCTGAAGGAGTTCACCGAGTGGAAGTACTTCAAG GATCtccacagattcacacacatgcccacggGGAAGTGCTTGGATCGATCCGACGTCCTGCACAAGGTGTTCATCGCCGACTGCGACAAGACCAAGAGCACGCAGAAGTGGGAGATGAACAACATCGTAGCCGTGTAG